NNNNNNNNNNNNNNNNNNNNNNNNNNNNNNNNNNNNNNNNNNNNNNNNNNNNNNNNNNNNNNNNNNNNNNNNNNNNNNNNNNNNNNNNNNNNNNNNNNNNNNNNNNNNNNNNNNNNNNNNNNNNNNNNNNNNNNNNNNNNNNNNNNNNNNNNNNNNNNNNNNNNNNNNNNNNNNNNNNNNNNNNNNNNNNNNNNNNNNNNNNNNNNNNNNNNNNNNNNNNNNNNNNNNNNNNNNNNNNNNNNNNNNNNNNNNNNNNNNNNNNNNNNNNNNNNNNNNNNNNNNNNNNNNNNNNNNNNNNNNNNNNNNNNNNNNNNNNNNNNNNNNNNNNNNNNNNNNNNNNNNNNNNNNNNNNNNNNNNNNNNNNNNNNNNNNNNNNNNNNNNNNNNNNNNNNNNNNNNNNNNNNNNNNNNNNNNNNNNNNNNNNNNNNNNNNNNNNNNNNNNNNNNNNNNNNNNNNNNNNNNNNNNNNNNNNNNNNNNNNNNNNNNNNNNNNNNNNNNNNNNNNNNNNNNNNNNNNNNNNNNNNNNNNNNNNNNNNNNNNNNNNNNNNNNNNNNNNNNNNNNNNNNNNNNNNNNNNNNNNNNNNNNNNNNNNNNNNNNNNNNNNNNNNNNNNNNNNNNNNNNNNNNNNNNNNNNNNNNNNNNNNNNNNNNNNNNNNNNNNNNNNNNNNNNNNNNNNNNNNNNNNNNNNNNNNNNNNNNNNNNNNNNNNNNNNNNNNNNNNNNNNNNNNNNNNNNNNNNNNNNNNNNNNNNNNNNNNNNNNNNNNNNNNNNNNNNNNNNNNNNNNNNNNNNNNNNNNNNNNNNNNNNNNNNNNNNNNNNNNNNNNNNNNNNNNNNNNNNNNNNNNNNNNNNNNNNNNNNNNNNNNNNNNNNNNNNNNNNNNNNNNNNNNNNNNNNNNNNNNNNNNNNNNNNNNNNNNNNNNNNNNNNNNNNNNNNNNNNNNNNNNNNNNNNNNNNNNNNNNNNNNNNNNNNNNNNNNNNNNNNNNNNNNNNNNNNNNNNNNNNNNNNNNNNNNNNNNNNNNNNNNNNNNNNNNNNNNNNNNNNNNNNNNNNNNNNNNNNNNNNNNNNNNNNNNNNNNNNNNNNNNNNNNNNNNNNNNNNNNNNNNNNNNNNNNNNNNNNNNNNNNNNNNNNNNNNNNNNNNNNNNNNNNNNNNNNNNNNNNNNNNNNNNNNNNNNNNNNNNNNNNNNNNNNNNNNNNNNNNNNNNNNNNNNNNNNNNNNNNNNNNNNNNNNNNNNNNNNNNNNNNNNNNNNNNNNNNNNNNNNNNNNNNNNNNNNNNNNNNNNNNNNNNNNNNNNNNNNNNNNNNNNNNNNNNNNNNNNNNNNNNNNNNNNNNNNNNNNNNNNNNNNNNNNNNNNNNNNNNNNNNNNNNNNNNNNNNNNNNNNNNNNNNNNNNNNNNNNNNNNNNNNNNNNNNNNNNNNNNNNNNNNNNNNNNNNNNNNNNNNNNNNNNNNNNNNNNNNNNNNNNNNNNNNNNNNNNNNNNNNNNNNNNNNNNNNNNNNNNNNNNNNNNNNNNNNNNNNNNNNNNNNNNNNNNNNNNNNNNNNNNNNNNNNNNNNNNNNNNNNNNNNNNNNNNNNNNNNNNNNNNNNNNNNNNNNNNNNNNNNNNNNNNNNNNNNNNNNNNNNNNNNNNNNNNNNNNNNNNNNNNNNNNNNNNNNNNNNNNNNNNNNNNNNNNNNNNNNNNNNNNNNNNNNNNNNNNNNNNNNNNNNNNNNNNNNNNNNNNNNNNNNNNNNNNNNNNNNNNNNNNNNNNNNNNNNNNNNNNNNNNNNNNNNNNNNNNNNNNNNNNNNNNNNNNNNNNNNNNNNNNNNNNNNNNNNNNNNNNNNNNNNNNNNNNNNNNNNNNNNNNNNNNNNNNNNNNNNNNNNNNNNNNNNNNNNNNNNNNNNNNNNNNNNNNNNNNNNNNNNNNNNNNNNNNNNNNNNNNNNNNNNNNNNNNNNNNNNNNNNNNNNNNNNNNNNNNNNNNNNNNNNNNNNNNNNNNNNNNNNNNNNNNNNNNNNNNNNNNNNNNNNNNNNNNNNNNNNNNNNNNNNNNNNNNNNNNNNNNNNNNNNNNNNNNNNNNNNNNNNNNNNNNNNNNNNNNNNNNNNNNNNNNNNNNNNNNNNNNNNNNNNNNNNNNNNNNNNNNNNNNNNNNNNNNNNNNNNNNNNNNNNNNNNNNNNNNNNNNNNNNNNNNNNNNNNNNNNNNNNNNNNNNNNNNNNNNNNNNNNNNNNNNNNNNNNNNNNNNNNNNNNNNNNNNNNNNNNNNNNNNNNNNNNNNNNNNNNNNNNNNNNNNNNNNNNNNNNNNNNNNNNNNNNNNNNNNNNNNNNNNNNNNNNNNNNNNNNNNNNNNNNNNNNNNNNNNNNNNNNNNNNNNNNNNNNNNNNNNNNNNNNNNNNNNNNNNNNNNNNNNNNNNNNNNNNNNNNNNNNNNNNNNNNNNNNNNNNNNNNNNNNNNNNNNNNNNNNNNNNNNNNNNNNNNNNNNNNNNNNNNNNNNNNNNNNNNNNNNNNNNNNNNNNNNNNNNNNNNNNNNNNNNNNNNNNNNNNNNNNNNNNNNNNNNNNNNNNNNNNNNNNNNNNNNNNNNNNNNNNNNNNNNNNNNNNNNNNNNNNNNNNNNNNNNNNNNNNNNNNNNNNNNNNNNNNNNNNNNNNNNNNNNNNNNNNNNNNNNNNNNNNNNNNNNNNNNNNNNNNNNNNNNNNNNNNNNNNNNNNNNNNNNNNNNNNNNNNNNNNNNNNNNNNNNNNNNNNNNNNNNNNNNNNNNNNNNNNNNNNNNNNNNNNNNNNNNNNNNNNNNNNNNNNNNNNNNNNNNNNNNNNNNNNNNNNNNNNNNNNNNNNNNNNNNNNNNNNNNNNNNNNNNNNNNNNNNNNNNNNNNNNNNNNNNNNNNNNNNNNNNNNNNNNNNNNNNNNNNNNNNNNNNNNNNNNNNNNNNNNNNNNNNNNNNNNNNNNNNNNNNNNNNNNNNNNNNNNNNNNNNNNNNNNNNNNNNNNNNNNNNNNNNNNNNNNNNNNNNNNNNNNNNNNNNNNNNNNNNNNNNNNNNNNNNNNNNNNNNNNNNNNNNNNNNNNNNNNNNNNNNNNNNNNNNNNNNNNNNNNNNNNNNNNNNNNNNNNNNNNNNNNNNNNNNNNNNNNNNNNNNNNNNNNNNNNNNNNNNNNNNNNNNNNNNNNNNNNNNNNNNNNNNNNNNNNNNNNNNNNNNNNNNNNNNNNNNNNNNNNNNNNNNNNNNNNNNNNNNNNNNNNNNNNNNNNNNNNNNNNNNNNNNNNNNNNNNNNNNNNNNNNNNNNNNNNNNNNNNNNNNNNNNNNNNNNNNNNNNNNNNNNNNNNNNNNNNNNNNNNNNNNNNNNNNNNNNNNNNNNNNNNNNNNNNNNNNNNNNNNNNNNNNNNNNNNNNNNNNNNNNNNNNNNNNNNNNNNNNNNNNNNNNNNNNNNNNNNNNNNNNNNNNNNNNNNNNNNNNNNNNNNNNNNNNNNNNNNNNNNNNNNNNNNNNNNNNNNNNNNNNNNNNNNNNNNNNNNNNNNNNNNNNNNNNNNNNNNNNNNNNNNNNNNNNNNNNNNNNNNNNNNNNNNNNNNNNNNNNNNNNNNNNNNNNNNNNNNNNNNNNNNNNNNNNNNNNNNNNNNNNNNNNNNNNNNNNNNNNNNNNNNNNNNNNNNNNNNNNNNNNNNNNNNNNNNNNNNNNNNNNNNNNNNNNNNNNNNNNNNNNNNNNNNNNNNNNNNNNNNNNNNNNNNNNNNNNNNNNNNNNNNNNNNNNNNNNNNNNNNNNNNNNNNNNNNNNNNNNNNNNNNNNNNNNNNNNNNNNNNNNNNNNNNNNNNNNNNNNNNNNNNNNNNNNNNNNNNNNNNNNNNNNNNNNNNNNNNNNNNNNNNNNNNNNNNNNNNNNNNNNNNNNNNNNNNNNNNNNNNNNNNNNNNNNNNNNNNNNNNNNNNNNNNNNNNNNNNNNNNNNNNNNNNNNNNNNNNNNNNNNNNNNNNNNNNNNNNNNNNNNNNNNNNNNNNNNNNNNNNNNNNNNNNNNNNNNNNNNNNNNNNNNNNNNNNNNNNNNNNNNNNNNNNNNNNNNNNNNNNNNNNNNNNNNNNNNNNNNNNNNNNNNNNNNNNNNNNNNNNNNNNNNNNNNNNNNNNNNNNNNNNNNNNNNNNNNNNNNNNNNNNNNNNNNNNNNNNNNNNNNNNNNNNNNNNNNNNNNNNNNNNNNNNNNNNNNNNNNNNNNNNNNNNNNNNNNNNNNNNNNNNNNNNNNNNNNNNNNNNNNNNNNNNNNNNNNNNNNNNNNNNNNNNNNNNNNNNNNNNNNNNNNNNNNNNNNNNNNNNNNNNNNNNNNNNNNNNNNNNNNNNNNNNNNNNNNNNNNNNNNNNNNNNNNNNNNNNNNNNNNNNNNNNNNNNNNNNNNNNNNNNNNNNNNNNNNNNNNNNNNNNNNNNNNNNNNNNNNNNNNNNNNNNNNNNNNNNNNNNNNNNNNNNNNNNNNNNNNNNNNNNNNNNNNNNNNNNNNNNNNNNNNNNNNNNNNNNNNNNNNNNNNNNNNNNNNNNNNNNNNNNNNNNNNNNNNNNNNNNNNNNNNNNNNNNNNNNNNNNNNNNNNNNNNNNNNNNNNNNNNNNNNNNNNNNNNNNNNNNNNNNNNNNNNNNNNNNNNNNNNNNNNNNNNNNNNNNNNNNNNNNNNNNNNNNNNNNNNNNNNNNNNNNNNNNNNNNNNNNNNNNNNNNNNNNNNNNNNNNNNNNNNNNNNNNNNNNNNNNNNNNNNNNNNNNNNNNNNNNNNNNNNNNNNNNNNNNNNNNNNNNNNNNNNNNNNNNNNNNNNNNNNNNNNNNNNNNNNNNNNNNNNNNNNNNNNNNNNNNNNNNNNNNNNNNNNNNNNNNNNNNNNNNNNNNNNNNNNNNNNNNNNNNNNNNNNNNNNNNNNNNNNNNNNNNNNNNNNNNNNNNNNNNNNNNNNNNNNNNNNNNNNNNNNNNNNNNNNNNNNNNNNNNNNNNNNNNNNNNNNNNNNNNNNNNNNNNNNNNNNNNNNNNNNNNNNNNNNNNNNNNNNNNNNNNNNNNNNNNNNNNNNNNNNNNNNNNNNNNNNNNNNNNNNNNNNNNNNNNNNNNNNNNNNNNNNNNNNNNNNNNNNNNNNNNNNNNNNNNNNNNNNNNNNNNNNNNNNNNNNNNNNNNNNNNNNNNNNNNNNNNNNNNNNNNNNNNNNNNNNNNNNNNNNNNNNNNNNNNNNNNNNNNNNNNNNNNNNNNNNNNNNNNNNNNNNNNNNNNNNNNNNNNNNNNNNNNNNNNNNNNNNNNNNNNNNNNNNNNNNNNNNNNNNNNNNNNNNNNNNNNNNNNNNNNNNNNNNNNNNNNNNNNNNNNNNNNNNNNNNNNNNNNNNNNNNNNNNNNNNNNNNNNNNNNNNNNNNNNNNNNNNNNNNNNNNNNNNNNNNNNNNNNNNNNNNNNNNNNNNNNNNNNNNNNNNNNNNNNNNNNNNNNNNNNNNNNNNNNNNNNNNNNNNNNNNNNNNNNNNNNNNNNNNNNNNNNNNNNNNNNNNNNNNNNNNNNNNNNNNNNNNNNNNNNNNNNNNNNNNNNNNNNNNNNNNNNNNNNNNNNNNNNNNNNNNNNNNNNNNNNNNNNNNNNNNNNNNNNNNNNNNNNNNNNNNNNNNNNNNNNNNNNNNNNNNNNNNNNNNNNNNNNNNNNNNNNNNNNNNNNNNNNNNNNNNNNNNNNNNNNNNNNNNNNNNNNNNNNNNNNNNNNNNNNNNNNNNNNNNNNNNNNNNNNNNNNNNNNNNNNNNNNNNNNNNNNNNNNNNNNNNNNNNNNNNNNNNNNNNNNNNNNNNNNNNNNNNNNNNNNNNNNNNNNNNNNNNNNNNNNNNNNNNNNNNNNNNNNNNNNNNNNNNNNNNNNNNNNNNNNNNNNNNNNNNNNNNNNNNNNNNNNNNNNNNNNNNNNNNNNNNNNNNNNNNNNNNNNNNNNNNNNNNNNNNNNNNNNNNNNNNNNNNNNNNNNNNNNNNNNNNNNNNNNNNNNNNNNNNNNNNNNNNNNNNNNNNNNNNNNNNNNNNNNNNNNNNNNNNNNNNNNNNNNNNNNNNNNNNNNNNNNNNNNNNNNNNNNNNNNNNNNNNNNNNNNNNNNNNNNNNNNNNNNNNNNNNNNNNNNNNNNNNNNNNNNNNNNNNNNNNNNNNNNNNNNNNNNNNNNNNNNNNNNNNNNNNNNNNNNNNNNNNNNNNNNNNNNNNNNNNNNNNNNNNNNNNNNNNNNNNNNNNNNNNNNNNNNNNNNNNNNNNNNNNNNNNNNNNNNNNNNNNNNNNNNNNNNNNNNNNNNNNNNNNNNNNNNNNNNNNNNNNNNNNNNNNNNNNNNNNNNNNNNNNNNNNNNNNNNNNNNNNNNNNNNNNNNNNNNNNNNNNNNNNNNNNNNNNNNNNNNNNNNNNNNNNNNNNNNNNNNNNNNNNNNNNNNNNNNNNNNNNNNNNNNNNNNNNNNNNNNNNNNNNNNNNNNNNNNNNNNNNNNNNNNNNNNNNNNNNNNNNNNNNNNNNNNNNNNNNNNNNNNNNNNNNNNNNNNNNNNNNNNNNNNNNNNNNNNNNNNNNNNNNNNNNNNNNNNNNNNNNNNNNNNNNNNNNNNNNNNNNNNNNNNNNNNNNNNNNNNNNNNNNNNNNNNNNNNNNNNNNNNNNNNNNNNNNNNNNNNNNNNNNNNNNNNNNNNNNNNNNNNNNNNNNNNNNNNNNNNNNNNNNNNNNNNNNNCGCCCGACGTCTGGCCGTGCCGGCCGGGAGGGGACGGGTAGGAGGAGGTGGCGGGCGGCCCCGGGCGCGGCGCTGCCTTCGATGGCCCAACCCCCCTATTCACGAGCCGCGGCCGTGACTCTGCCCGGTGACGTGGGGAGGCCGAACTTTACGTAACCCACCCGGCGCCCCACGCGTGCCGGCACAGGGCATACCTGGGGCCCGGAGGCCCAGGCTTGGGGAAGGGGCTCCAGTCACGGGGTTGCCCACGGGCCGCAGCCCACCCTCACCGTGCGGCTCTCTAACTCAGTTACTGCCAGTGATAGTGACCCAGTGTGTGTGGACGCGGCCTGCCTCTGTCCCAGGCCCCTTGTGACCAAGGGCTTACCCTTGAAAGAAGGCAGTAGGGAGCTTGGGACGGAGCCAGAGGTCAGACGCCTATGCTCAGGTCGGGGCTGGGGACTCAGAAGGCAGGGTCAGGGCTCAAGCTCGATTCCCTGTGGGTTGGGAGTCCCCACCAATTCTGGAATGAGCCCAAACTGAGACACAGGAGACCTGAGTTCTAGGCCTGGCTCTGCCGTGGCTTGCTGACCTTGGAGAAGCTTGTGCCCTGCTGGAAAGTGGGATGGCAGTACCCGCTTCATCTAGTAGTTGGGGAGATCAAGAGAGGTATGAGACCTGAAGAGGATGGCAGACTATGCGGTGCGGTGCACACCGGTCTCCAAGTTGTTTTCAGCCTCCTGTCTCCTCCCAGGAGCTAGGGGTGCTAACCTGTAAGTGTAAGCAAACATGTTTGGATAGAGGGCTGGTGCCACGCCCCAGGCTCACCCCGCCCGCACAGCCGTCGTCCACCCCTCCCCTTTCTTACAGATGAAGCTGAGGCTCGGCCAGGGACAGTGATAGACCCACATCCCCGGAACTAGGTGATCGCGGTGCAGGAACCAGGTAGGTCTGAGTCTAGATCATGCCTCTGAACAGCCCAGGAAGAGGCTCCAGGGGCCTCCAAGTGTTCTGGGGTCGGAGGTCAGGGTCAGGTTCAGAGTTGCGCTTGGGCTGGAGAGTGGATTTGCCTTATCTTGAGATGTGGGCGCAAGCTTTCTCATCCCCTCCCTGGCCTTTTCTTTGTTTGGGGTTGTATGAACCTGGCTTAGGTGGGAACAGAAGCTTTTCCAGTGGGTGCCTGGgttggagaggggagggatttgAGGGCACGGGCAGCAAGGGCATTTCCAGCAGAGGTGCCAGACAGCAAGTCAGTTTCAAGGAGGGAGAACAGGTACAACTAGATCAAGGATGGAGGCGGGGGTTCTGGGCGTGGGAGAGATGGAGCTGTGGGGTGACTGGAAGGgcctggccaaggctggagggagGTATGAGGGCCTGGTGGGCCAGGACCGGAGGGGCTGTGTGAGGGGCAGAGGGGAGTCCCTGGGCCTCCCCAGTTTCCCCGCGCCTCACCGTGGCCCCTTCCTTTCCCCGCAGGTGTGCCTTCGCGGGATCCATGCCTTGAGGCCCAGGAGCGCCCCGCCGCCAGCATGCCGTGGGACGCGCGGCGGCCTGGGGGTGGCGCGGACGGCGGGCCTGAAGGCCCGGGCGCGGCGCGCTCGCGGGCGCAGAAGCAGTGCCGCAAGTCGTCGTTCGCCTTCTACCAGGCGGTGCGCGACTTGCTACCCGTGTGGCTGCTGGAGGACATGCGCGCCAGTGAGGCCTTCCACTGGGACGAGCGCGGGCGCGCCGCCGCCTACTCGCCTTCTGAGGCACTGCTCTACGCGCTCGTGCACGACCACCAAGCGTACGCGCATTACCTGCTGGCCACGTTCCCGCGGCGCGCGCTAGCACCGCCCAGCGCCGGCTTCCGCTGCTGCGCGGCTCCCGGGCCGCACGTGGCGCTGGCAGTGCGCTACAACCGCGTGGGCATTCTGCGCCGCATCCTGCGCACCTTGCGCGACTTCCCGGCGGAGGAGCGGGCGCGTGTGTTGGACCGGCGTGGCTGCAGCCGCGTGGAAGGCGGTGGCACGTCGGTGCACGTGGCCTGCGAGCTGGCGCGCCCCGAGTGTCTCTTTCTGCTGCTGGGCCACGGCGCCTCGCCCGGCCTGCGCGACGGCGGCGGCCTCACGCCTCTCGAGCTGCTGCTGCGCCAGCTGGGCCGCGACGCCGGGGCCACTCCCTCCGCCGCCGGAGCCCCGGCCTCAGCTGCAGGGGAGCCGCGCCAGCGCCGCCTGCTGCTCTTGGATCTCCTGGCGCTGTACACCCCAGTGGGCGCCGCCGGCTCGGCCCGCCAGGAGCTGCTGGGCGACCGGCCGCGCTGGCAGCGGCTGCTGGGTGAGGACAAGTTCCAGTGGCTGGCGGGCCTGGCGCCGCCCTCGCTCTTCGCGCGCGCCATGCAGGTGCTGGTCACCGCCATCTCTCCAGGCCGCTTCCCCGAGGCCCTGGACGAGCTGCCGCTGCCCCCATTCCTGCAACCGTTGGACCTCACGGGCAAGGGCTAGCATCCTACGCGCTGGATTTTGGGACAAAACTATTTTTCAGAGCGTTGTACCCGGCACTTTATATATATTGATCTCTGTACAGCACAATCTCTGACTCATCTGTCGCATGCATTGGGGGCTGGGCTTGGACGGTCAGGTGAGTTCCAAGTGGCAGGTTTTCTGGGTGCAGCTGGGCTCGGGCCTTCAGCTTGCTGTCCATCCCCGGAAAGGA
This genomic window from Piliocolobus tephrosceles isolate RC106 chromosome 6, ASM277652v3, whole genome shotgun sequence contains:
- the ANKRD9 gene encoding ankyrin repeat domain-containing protein 9; its protein translation is MPWDARRPGGGADGGPEGPGAARSRAQKQCRKSSFAFYQAVRDLLPVWLLEDMRASEAFHWDERGRAAAYSPSEALLYALVHDHQAYAHYLLATFPRRALAPPSAGFRCCAAPGPHVALAVRYNRVGILRRILRTLRDFPAEERARVLDRRGCSRVEGGGTSVHVACELARPECLFLLLGHGASPGLRDGGGLTPLELLLRQLGRDAGATPSAAGAPASAAGEPRQRRLLLLDLLALYTPVGAAGSARQELLGDRPRWQRLLGEDKFQWLAGLAPPSLFARAMQVLVTAISPGRFPEALDELPLPPFLQPLDLTGKG